In Papaver somniferum cultivar HN1 chromosome 1, ASM357369v1, whole genome shotgun sequence, a genomic segment contains:
- the LOC113349979 gene encoding uncharacterized protein LOC113349979 encodes MIQKLIDVGDLKQYVQKSEPEERNNRPKQVHLPENDRTINTISCSEPNGPSLTCQIGKRSRKQFENYCELYKIDGEEVDQHEDWMNVPLTFSPDHIEEDMEGHNDPLVLTLPVSGWDVKKILIDGGSSVNVLFYDTFKRIKLTDEQLMSSYYTIYGFNGAATKPLRDIVLEVKAGPMKVSTRFSIVYAPSPYNAIIGRRWVHKLKEVAATYHQYLRFLTLEGEMQIKGDQVTAREFQDQQNQLNIEQEEQRRARKGKNRAEAKDRAID; translated from the coding sequence ATGATCCAGAAGTTGATTGATGTTGGAGATCTCAAACAGTACGTTCAAAAGTCCGAACCGGAAGAAAGAAACAACAGACCCAAGCAAGTCCACTTACCTGAGAACGACAGAACGATCAACACCATATCCTGCTCCGAACCCAATGGCCCATCGTTGACTTGTCAGATCGGGAAAAGATCTAGGAAACAATTCGAGAACTATTGTGAACTTTACAAGATCGATGGAGAGGAGGTTGATCAACACGAAGATTGGATGAATGTACCGCTGACCTTTTCTCCTGACCATatagaagaagacatggaaggtcACAACGACCCATTAGTACTCACATTACCCGTCTCAGGATGGGATGTAAAGAAGATCTTGATCGATGGGGGGAGTTCAGTCAACGTCTTATTCTATGATACTTTCAAACGAATAAAGTTAAccgatgaacaattgatgtcttCCTACTATACTATCTATGGATTCAACGGAGCAGCTACAAAACCCCTGAGGGACATCGTTCTAGAAGTCAAGGCTGGGCCGATGAAAGTAAGCACCAGATTCAGCATAGTATATGCACCATCACCTTACAATGCTATCATTGGACGACGATGGGTGCATAAACTCAAGGAAGtagcggcaacataccaccagtacctaaGGTTCCTAACTCTCGAAGGGGAAATGCAAATCAAAGGAGATCAAGTTACTGCAAGGGAATTCCAAGATCAGCAAAACCAACTCAATATTGAACAAGAAGAACAACGTAGAGCCCGAAAGGGCAAAAACAGAGCAGAAGCCAAAGACAGAGCAATTGATTAG